The genome window GCGAGGCGCAATGTCAGGTAGAAGGATTGCGAGACCGTGTCGGCGAGGTCGATCAGCGCCCCTTGCGCGTCGAAGAACCGCCCCATCGGTGCGACCTGATAGGAGGCGACCAGCGCCTTCAGCACCTCGTGGTGGAAATCGAGCGCGAACAGCAGGAGCAGGGCGCTGGTGGTGATGAGGACGGTCAGCGGCGCCTGCGGCTCCAGTTCGTCGACCGACGAGCCGGCCATGCCGCCGAAGCCGCCGGTCATGGCGATGACTGCGCCGGCGAACTGGAGCGCCAGCGTATAGAGCCGGGTGACGAGGCCAATGGTCGCGCCGATCATCAGCTCCGAGGCGATGAGCAGCAGCATGGCGGCCGTCTCGATGCGCACATGCGGGACGATCGCGTCCCACAGATGGGCGAGCAGCGCCCAGGTGACCGCGATGGCGACGAACAGGCGCACATGCATGGCGATGCGCGCGCTGCCGAAGCCGGGCATCAGCATGAAGCAGGCG of Aquamicrobium sp. contains these proteins:
- the fliR gene encoding flagellar biosynthetic protein FliR, which gives rise to MLQNLSLETVVLAAFLAFCRIGACFMLMPGFGSARIAMHVRLFVAIAVTWALLAHLWDAIVPHVRIETAAMLLLIASELMIGATIGLVTRLYTLALQFAGAVIAMTGGFGGMAGSSVDELEPQAPLTVLITTSALLLLFALDFHHEVLKALVASYQVAPMGRFFDAQGALIDLADTVSQSFYLTLRLASPFIAYAILANLAIGFVNKLVPQIPVYFVSLPFIIAGALILLYFGIGIMLSLFGDGFLPTTIGR